Sequence from the Methanobacteriaceae archaeon genome:
TAATCGTTTTAGGATTATTTGGAATTAAAATGCTCCTTAAATTAGGAAGAGCCGGAATAACAATAATTTTCAATATGATTCTAGGAATTATATTTCTTTTTGTAGTAAATCTATTACCCATTGTTAAAATACCAATAAATCTATTGACTGTCCTGGTAGCTGGCTTTGGAGGAATAATTGGAGTTGGTGTTTTAGTTATAGCCAAATCCATGGGCCTTTATTGATTGAATTTATCATTATACCTTTATCAGAGTTATTGCACCAAAAAATGAAACCATTAATTAAAAATCATATTTCATAGCTTCACTTAAAAATTCAATCATTTTAGAAGCACTGAAATTATATCCCCATTTATTTTGAGCCAATTCACCGGCCCGGCCATTAATAAAAGCCCCTAAGCAAGCTGAATCCCATGCAGAATGGCTTTGAGAATATAGTGCTGCAACTAACCCTGCCAAGCAATCTCCAGTTCCGCCCACCGTCATTCCTGGACTTCCAGTTTTATTCAATCTAAATTTCTTCCCATTAAATATCATGTCCAGTTTTCCTTTGAGCAAAATAGTTCCTTTAATTTTTTGAGAAATAGATTGAAAAGCAGATATTTTTTCTTTAATATCAAAAAGAATAATAGGTGCTTCTTCTTGGAAAAAAGCTTTAAATTCACCCATATGTGGAGTTATGATTAAATTCTCTTGATTTTTCACTAATTCTTTATCGACCAGTTTTAAGGCATCAGCATCCATTACCATGGGTTTTTTAAGTTCCCCTAATTTTTTGGCGAGTAAATTTAAAGCTATTTTAGTCTCTTCTTTATCACCGGCACCGCAACCCAGCAAAACACAATCAGCTTTTTTAGATAATTCCAAAATTGGTTCCAGCATTTCTGGATTAATATATTCTCCAGGAAGGTTTTTTACTATTAAATCTGGCGAATAAGATTTAATAGGTATAGCTGCACTATCAGGACATATTATAGTAACTAAATCTGCACCCGCAGCAAGTGCTGATAGGCCTGCTAGGGCAGGAGCCCCAGCGTATTCTTTACTACCACCCACAATCAGTAACCGTCCATTAGCTCCTTTATGTGCATTGTAATCTCTTGATTTGAGCCTTAAAAGATCACCAGCACCTAAAAATATTTCTGCTTCTTTTGGAATCCCAATATCACAAACAATTAATTTTCCTATTTTCGAAGATGCTGATTCTGGTCCTTTGAGACCGGTTTTTGCCCGGTGAAAACTTACAGTATATTCTGCCTCCACTGAAATATCATTTATTTCACCATTCAAAGGATCCATACCACTAGGAACATCTACAGAAACTACTGGTGAGTTAGATTTATTTATAAGATTTATAGCAGATCTAAAAGGTTCCCTAATAACTCCTTTAATCCCAGTTCCTAAAATAGCATCTATCAAAATATGTTCATCACTGCTTAGCAATTGATAATCAATCTGAGAGGAATCATAACAAATTTCAATCTCCAAATCAGATAAATAGGGCCTCATATTTTCCAGAACATTCCAATTTTGAATAGAGTCTTTAGAATTTATTTTTGAAGGATGAGTCAATAAGACGATTTTAACTTTAAATCCCATATTTAGAAGATGCCTAGCCGCTACAAAACCATCCCCACCATTTCCACCAGGTCCGGTAAAAATAATAACTTTGGCACTATTTATATTAGAATTTATCTTAGATATTTCATAGGCCAGGGCCCTGCCTGCATTTTCCATCAAACTAAGTCTAGGAATTCCTAAATATTCTGCATTAAAATCAACAACCATCATGTCCAAAGGATTCATAGTATCACTATTTATATAATTATAATAGAGAATATTTAATAATAACTGTAAATAAATAATAAATTTAGTAAATAGATAAAAAATAGATAAAATTAGTCGTTTTAAATTATTTATTATACTCTGAAGTCCCATTTTATAGAATTAATAAAAAAGGCATGGAAAGACATATTTAATGAGGTGTTATAATTGGCCTCTTCACGCATACCAACAATACCCAAAACTGAGGATATCCAGGCAATACCCATTTCCATATTTTATTTTGCCATAATTGCTCTGGGAATTTTAATTATTTACGGATTTATTGGTTCTCTTTATATAATGGGACTTGATCCTATAAATGCTATTTATTTTACAATTATAACCATTGCCACAGTAGGATACGGTGATATTCTCCCCCATACAGTAGAACAGAAACTTTTTGCAGTTAGCTTAGCTTTATCCGGCGTGGGACTTATTGCTTATGTTTTCAGCCTTAGTATATCGGTGGTAACCATGACGGTAGAAGATATTAGATCTGGCTCCAAAATACGGAAAAAAATGGCTTCCATGGAAAATCATTTCGTCTTATGTGGATATGGAAGAGTAGGGGCCGCAGTTTTTAAAGAATTAGAAGAAAGAAATCAAAAAACCATAATTATCGAAAAAAATCGAGATTTAGTGGAAAAAGAGCTTTGGGAAGACTCTAGTATTTTGGCCATACCTGGAGATGCTACTGACGAAAGTGTGATGAAAGAAGCCGGAATTAGTAGGGCTCGAGGAGTCATAATTACCACTGGAGAAGATGTTGATAATCTTTTCATAACCTTAACCTCCCGAGAAATACATCCAGAAATATGGATCGTGGCTCGTGCCAGTAAAAAAGAAAATATTAAACGCCTTTATCGCTCAGGAGCGGACCGAGTAATATCCCCAGAGACCAGTGGTGGAGAAGATATTTACTTTGCAGCTATTGAACCTACCATGATGAAGATTACTATGATGCATGAAGTGGATGACATCAGAAAAGAATCAGAAATAATAATCAAATATGGCTGCACCCTGGAAGATATAGAATACCATTTACCTGAATTTAAAGAACCATTAGCCCGCAAAATTGGAATTTCTAAGATAGAACAATTAAATAAATTTTTGAATAGTCTGGATGATGATATCAACCGAAAAAATTCCTTAGAAAGAATATACGAATCAGTAAGTGGAATACATTCCCACTGGATTTCAGGACCAGATAAAGAAACCCTTAAAAAGCTAGCAGGGGAATTAAAAAAAGAAGGGCTCCTCTTAGGTGTTAATTTAGAACCTGATGAGATCAAAGAAGTCGCTCGTAAGTATGGTAGGTTGGTAGAAGTTGTTATAAAACCAGAAATGGTTATTGTAGAAAATCATGGTGTTTCGGATATAATGGAAGAGGCCGAAATAATTTTAAAACATGGCTGCATCCTGGAAGATATAGAATACTATTTCAGTGGTTTTGGAGAGCCTTTACGTCGTAAAATAGGTCTCTCAAATGTTAAAGAAGTTAAAAAATTTTTAGATAACTTAGAAAAAAATTCTGGAAGATTAGAATCATTGGATAGAATTTATACTCTCTCTGGAGGAGGAATACATACCCATAGAATTTCTGGTCCGGATACTAAAAGTTTAAATCGTGTAGAAAAAGAATTAAGTAAAAAAGGGTTCTTATTAGGAGTTAATATGACTCCTAAAGAAATTAAAGAACTTATAGAAAAAACAGGACGCGTAGTTCAAATTCTGGTTAAACACGAAGTGGGAACTCTGGATGATAAAGAAATAATTATTGGAGAAGGTGGGCGCATATTAGATGCAAAGCACTACTTGCCAGGGGTAAGACAAGTTGTAACACGTAACTTGAATATTAAAAACCGCGCGGATCTTGATAATTGCGAAGAAGAACTCAAAAAACCCGATGCTCGACGTTCTCTAACGGCATTATATGAAATTTCCCGTCAGATACACACCCATACCATGGCGGCGGCTGAAGAAAAGATTATTCGCAAAATAGAAAAAAAGCTGGATAAAAAAGGTGTTTTACTGGGAATTAATCTTCCTGAAGAAGAAATCTGGGAAATTGTGGAAAAAGAAAATGTAAGGCAGTTCTGTATTGAGTAATAAATAATATTTAAATTTTTTTCTAAATAAACTT
This genomic interval carries:
- a CDS encoding NAD(P)H-hydrate dehydratase — protein: MNPLDMMVVDFNAEYLGIPRLSLMENAGRALAYEISKINSNINSAKVIIFTGPGGNGGDGFVAARHLLNMGFKVKIVLLTHPSKINSKDSIQNWNVLENMRPYLSDLEIEICYDSSQIDYQLLSSDEHILIDAILGTGIKGVIREPFRSAINLINKSNSPVVSVDVPSGMDPLNGEINDISVEAEYTVSFHRAKTGLKGPESASSKIGKLIVCDIGIPKEAEIFLGAGDLLRLKSRDYNAHKGANGRLLIVGGSKEYAGAPALAGLSALAAGADLVTIICPDSAAIPIKSYSPDLIVKNLPGEYINPEMLEPILELSKKADCVLLGCGAGDKEETKIALNLLAKKLGELKKPMVMDADALKLVDKELVKNQENLIITPHMGEFKAFFQEEAPIILFDIKEKISAFQSISQKIKGTILLKGKLDMIFNGKKFRLNKTGSPGMTVGGTGDCLAGLVAALYSQSHSAWDSACLGAFINGRAGELAQNKWGYNFSASKMIEFLSEAMKYDF
- a CDS encoding 3H domain-containing protein — encoded protein: MASSRIPTIPKTEDIQAIPISIFYFAIIALGILIIYGFIGSLYIMGLDPINAIYFTIITIATVGYGDILPHTVEQKLFAVSLALSGVGLIAYVFSLSISVVTMTVEDIRSGSKIRKKMASMENHFVLCGYGRVGAAVFKELEERNQKTIIIEKNRDLVEKELWEDSSILAIPGDATDESVMKEAGISRARGVIITTGEDVDNLFITLTSREIHPEIWIVARASKKENIKRLYRSGADRVISPETSGGEDIYFAAIEPTMMKITMMHEVDDIRKESEIIIKYGCTLEDIEYHLPEFKEPLARKIGISKIEQLNKFLNSLDDDINRKNSLERIYESVSGIHSHWISGPDKETLKKLAGELKKEGLLLGVNLEPDEIKEVARKYGRLVEVVIKPEMVIVENHGVSDIMEEAEIILKHGCILEDIEYYFSGFGEPLRRKIGLSNVKEVKKFLDNLEKNSGRLESLDRIYTLSGGGIHTHRISGPDTKSLNRVEKELSKKGFLLGVNMTPKEIKELIEKTGRVVQILVKHEVGTLDDKEIIIGEGGRILDAKHYLPGVRQVVTRNLNIKNRADLDNCEEELKKPDARRSLTALYEISRQIHTHTMAAAEEKIIRKIEKKLDKKGVLLGINLPEEEIWEIVEKENVRQFCIE
- a CDS encoding pro-sigmaK processing inhibitor BofA family protein; the encoded protein is MEILDIMTLIVIGTFIIVLGLFGIKMLLKLGRAGITIIFNMILGIIFLFVVNLLPIVKIPINLLTVLVAGFGGIIGVGVLVIAKSMGLY